The Infirmifilum lucidum DNA segment CGCGAAACTAGGGTTGACAGGCCTCCTGGCGATGTAGCCGAATAGCCTGCACACAACTCCTAGCACTACACGTGGTTTTTTAAAGTCTTGCTCAACGCTGACCAGTACACAGTGGTTGAGCTACGGGCGACCGGCTGGTAGCTGGTTCTTCTAAAGAGAAGTACCACAGCAGGCCCATACACCTGACTCAACAGGCTTCTCTCAGCAGTTGGCGGCCACAGCGTCTCACCCCCAGCAGTCCACCTTACTCAGACCCCCAAACAGCAATCTAGTCACGCCCCCGCTCTCAGGAGCGGGGGAACTGTGGGAGGGTCTTGCTCGTAAGTAGATTAATAAGCTTCCTGTTACAGTTCTTAGGTTAGGGATGGAGCTAGAGTTCCTGATCGGCTTATTGAGCGTCGTGGCAACAGTAGTCACATCCACGGTCTCCCTAGCGTACTGGCTCGGGAGGAAGTTTTCGGAGATAGATGCCAGGTTCAGGGAGGTGGACTCGAAGTTCGAGAGGCTAGCTTCAGAGTTTGACTCAAGGTTCAAAGAAGTTGACTCGAGGCTCGAGAGCATTGAGAGGAAGATAGGTAGCTTGTCTAAGGCGTCTAGTGAGGCTTACAGGACGGTAGTGGACTTCCTGGCCCTTAAGGGCCTCCTTGAGAGGAGTGAGGCAGAGTACCTGGTCAAGAGAGTCGAGGGGATGTTTGCCTTGCTGCCGCGAGCGAACCCGCTCACAGAGGAGGAGTTGAAGTTCGTGAAGGAGTTTCTGGCTAGGGCGTCGAGAAATGTCGACGAGGTGACGGTAGACGAGGCCGAGAAGGCATACGAGATAGGAGTTAGGCTCTTTGCCGACGACGGGGACTGGAGGGGCTACATGCTGGCTATGGCTGCCGCCTACGTTAGGGGCTACCTAGTCAGCAGGGAGGTGAGGAGAAAGAAGGAAAAAACCCCTGAGCAACGCACCTAGAAGCTTAGCTCTATGTGGAAGCAGGCTCGCGCATAAAAGCCTATATAGGTGGCCTTGTTCTCAGGAGCCGTGTCAGAGAGGTTTGTCGGGGCTATTGGGGAGTCATGTGTCTCAGTATTCCTCGCCGAGCTGGGGGACAAGACTATGCTCGCTACGGCTGTTATGGCCCTACGCCACAACCCGGTACACGTACTCGCCGCGTCGCTACTGGCATACTCCTTTGCGAACATTGTACCGGTGTTTGCCGCGTCGAGCCTAGTCTCCCTCGTATCCAGCTACGCCTGGCTACTCAGAGTGCTGGCAGGGGCGCTCTTCGTCGCACTAGGAATCGCCAGCCTCTTCTCGAGGGTGAGGGCGTCTGAGTGCGAGAGCCTGGGCGCGACTTTCACGGCGCTACTACTCTCAGAACTCGGGGACAAGACCCAGCTGGCGACCATAGCTGTGGCTCTAGCCTCTGGAAACCCCCACGCCACGCTAATCGGTGGCGTGCTGGGCTACCTCGCCGCAAATGCCATGAGTGTCCTCGTGTCGTCCCGTGTATCGCGTAGAGTAAGCCTAGACGTGCTGGGGAAGGCCTCGGGCGCCCTCTTCGTAGCGCTGGGCATTGTAGTAGTCCTTTCAGCGCTACTCTGAGCCCACCGTCGCCGTGATGGCCTCGCGCGCCTCCCGCTCGCTCAGGTTCAACTTGTGGAGTATTGTGTACCTCTGCCTCAGCCTGGGCGCCTCGAGGAGCGCGCGGGCGGCTTCCTCGACGGACAGGCCTATCTCCCTTACGCTCGTCGGGGCGCCTACTCTCTTCAGCGCATCTCTAAGCCTCCTCCAGTCAATCCCGTGGAGGTAGGCCGACACGATGGAGCCAACTCCCACCTGCTCGCCGTGCAGCCCGCCTCTCTCGGGGTAGAGTTTGTCGACGGCGTGGCTGAAGAGGTGTTCTGCCCCGCTACAGGGCCTACTACTGCCAGCTACAGACATGGCCATACCAGCCATCAGGCCTGCCTCGGCCAGGACGCGTAGCCCCCGCGTAGACCACCTCGAAACCTCTTCGATGTTCTCTAGCACCATGGAGGCGGCTGACTCCGCGAGCCTCAGGGAGGACTCGGGTATATCCTCGCCCCTCTCCCGGATAGCCAGCCTGGCGTCAGCGACGCTAGTCACTTTCGCTACGATGTCCCCAACACCGCTCGCGAGGAGCCTCCTGGGGGCCTTCGAGACTACCTCCAGGTCGACTATAACGGCCCTCGGGGGCGCTGTGAAGAGGGAGAGGGGGTTGCCCCCGTCGTCCTTGAGGGCTACGATGGGGCTCGCGAAGCCGTCGTGGCTTATCGACGTCGGAACGCTGACGAAGGGCTTAGAGGACTTGTAGGCCAGGTACTTACCCACGTCGACAGGCCTACCGCCGCCCATGCCCAACACACAGCCGAAGTCGCCCCAGGGGATCTCTACATGTAGCTTGTCGAGCGTGGGCTGGTGGTTAGTGGCTACTTCCACGAAGCCTACCCTGATAGAGTTGCCGCCCAGGAGCCCCTCGATTCTCCAGCCGAAGAGCTTCTTGACGGTAGAGTCCGTGACTACCAGCGCCGAGGAGCAACCCACGTCGTGTAGGGCCTCGGGGAGGCTCTCGAAGGCGCCCTCGCCCATGGATACGATCCACGGCAGCCTAAACTTCAAGCACAACCACTATATCAGGTCTCCAGCAATCCCTTAAATAACTCTTATCCTGTTCCCGCGGGTCTGGCTTGTGGCGCCGGGCGGGCAATGTTTTTGAGACTCCCTAATAGAGAGTCTCTGGGGCAGAGAACTATTAGGCGTGAATGTACAGCCCACCCGCTCGTCAGGGTCGTCGTTAGAGCTAGAAGCGACGCAGACGCGCTGGAGCACGCCCTCGGGCGGTACGTCGGCCTGGAAGCTAGAGTCGAGACGCTAGGGGGCGCTAGGGAGCCTAGCGAGGCGGAGAAGCTGCTAGACCGGGGCTTCAACGGCCTGACAATCGTCATGCTCGGGAGAGACGACGAGAGGCTCAGGGTGCTCGAGGGGAAGTACCCCTTCAACTACGTGTTCTATGTGGTTCCCAAGGCTAAGCCGAGGAACGAGCACATACACAAGCTGCTAGAGCACTACCTGAAGGCGAAAGCCGTCTTCAGGCTGTCGATAGGGTGGCTGGACGAGAAGAGATCCTACGCCATTGGGGGCGGCAGGCCCCTCGAGGGCTGGGAGCCGAACCCGAGGTTCGACGCCTACCTCGCGACCGCTGGGATGAGGGAGCTAGCCGGGAGGATCTTCGGCGTGAAGCCTACGCTGGTGCTTAAGAGGCTTGAGGGGGAGCACTACCTCTACTCTGGCCCGAGGGTGGTGGCGAAGGTCAAGATGAGCTACGAGGGCCTAGGGGTTCCCTTCGAGAAGCTCTCGCAAGCTGAGTCGGATTGCGCGAGCATAGAGGAGCAGGCGCTACTGAACCGGGAAGCCCTCGAGAAACTGGAGTGCGGGAGCGTCGACTTCCTGAAGGGCCTCGACGCGGACTACGTACTCGTGCCCTGGAGTGGTGGGAAAGACAGCACGGCGGCGCTCCTGCTGGCCAGGAAGGCGTTCGGGGCTAAGGCTACGCCAGTGTTCGTGGACACGGGCATGGAGTTCGACGAGACGCTGAAGCACGTAGACAGTGTCTCGCAGCTCCTGGGGGTAGACCCCGTACGCGTCCGGGCGACGGTGCGGGAGGCGCTGGAGGCCGGGGCGTCTCTCCCGACGGTGACAGACAGGTGGTGCACGAAGCTCAAGGTCTCGGCCGTGCAGAGCCTCATAAGGGAGTATGCCAGGAGCGGTAGAGTCCTGGTCGTGGTCGGAGACAGGGAGGCAGAGTCGCCCTCGAGGCTCGAGAGGCCGGCCATCATAGAGCACGAGGATCACGTGGAGGCGGCCCCCATAAAGCTGTGGAGCGCAGTGCACGTGCAGCTGTACTTAGCCCTGAACAAGGTTCCCGTCAACCCCCTCTATGAGTACGGCTTCTTCAGGATAGGGTGCTATATGTGCCCAGCGCTCAGGAGCTGGGAGCTGAACGTAATGCTGCGCGACGGGAGACTGAGCTACCTACAGGGAAAGCCCTTCTTCCGCAGCTTCCTCGACTCCAGGGTGAAGCGGCAGGACTAGCCGCCGAGGCCTGGCGCACACCCCGTAGGCCTGCATGTGGCCGGGGCTATCTTGCACCAGCTAGTAGTTGGAGCGAGAGGGCTGCTGTGACAGGAACCGTAAGCTCGTCTAGGGTCGACAGAGGCGTGGCGAGCTCAACCGCGGCAGACAGTAGAGAAGCTAGAAGAGCCGCCTCTACCCTGACGCCACAAATGAGTGTAGAGGCCATGGAGGCGAGGAACATCCCGGCAAACCCCGTGAGCGTCTTGTTGCTTAGGGGAACCCTAGGCCCACCCAGAGCCTTACCGAAGATAGCGGCCGCGGCGTCGCCGAAGCTCGACACCATGACGGTGGCGGCAGCGAGGTGCGGCTCCATGAGCCACACTACAGCTGTAGTCACAGCCCAAAAGTACACAGTGCCAGTGAAGTAGCCTCTCTCCAGCTCATCTCTCCTAGCCATGAGCCTGTACGTGTGCCACGCGATAGGGATCCTCCAGTTGAGCTTGAGGCGGAGGGAGGCTTCATTCAGCGCGTAGAGCACCAGGAAGAAGCAAGCGATGGCCGTGGCATAGGGGTTTCCAAGCCACACTACGACGGGTATGGCCATGAAGCCGGGAATCGCGTGTATAGACTTCCTCCTGATCTCGGCTACAACCTCCTCCCTCACGCGCACCGCCCCAGCGAGAAGGCCAGCAGCCCCATGAGTATGGGAAGCTTCAGGAGCCTCGTGGAGCGCCAGGCCCTGGAGACGGGGTCTCTGCGCGCGTACAGTAGAGTAAGAGCTACCGGCGCGTCCACCCCGAGAACCGCCAGTAAGAGGTACAGGGCGCCGTAGCCGTAGAGCAGGGGTAGGGGGCTGAGGGCCACCACGGACAGCAACGTAAGGGCTGAGGCCGTAAATGCCGCTCGGGGTCCCCGCGTGGAGGCCAGCGTCCTGTAGCCGGCACGCAGGTCTCCCGAGATGTCCTCTAGCCCTTTCATAAACTCCCTGCCGAGCACTAGGAGGAAGGCGAAGAGGGCCGGCAGTAGCGACCAGAGGGGCTTTGGCGCCGCGAGGCCCCCATAGACGATGTTCAGGCTCGAGAGAAGAGCTATTGTGATGTTCCCGGAGACGCCCGTGGCCTTGAGCGAGACGTCGTAAAGCACGAGGAGGAGAGAGGCAAGAGCCGCCAGAATACCTGCAGGCAGGCTGTGGGCAAACCCTAGAGCAGTGCCACCCAACACAGTTGCCGCCGAGAAGGCCAGTGCGTCTTCCCGCCGGATGTAGCCGCGGGCAACAGGCCGCCAGGGTTTGTTGATTTTGTCGGCCTCGACGTCCATGACGTCATTTAGTGCGTTCCCCCCAGCGGCTATGAGGGGAGCCGAGGCCACTAGAAGCCACGGCGGATCCGAGACAGAGCCCCCTCCGGCCACGTAGCCCGTGAGAACTCCGAGGGCTATTACAAGGCAGTTACCGACCCTGGCTAGCCTCAGCCAGTCCTGGACAGTCACAAAAACCAAATCTTGGGCAACGAGTTAAATTTGACTACGACGGTAGACGGAGAGCAGGCGTGGGGGCACGGTAAGTTATATAGTCCGGCCAACCTGTATCAGCCGGTTGATGTCGACAGCCCTGGATAGCCTGCTGGAAGAAGTGAGGTCTGCTAGGAGAGTAGTGCTCGTCGGCCTCGGCAACACCCTGAGGGGTGACGACGGCGTAGGCGTGTTCATAGCCAGGAGGCTCGCGAAGAGGGGGCTGAAGGACAAGGTGGTCGTAGCCGGCCCGAACCCCGAGTTCTTCGTGCGCGAGATAGCCTCGAGGGAGCCAGAGCTCGTCGTGTTCCTGGATGCCGTAGACGCCGGCCTGCCGCCAGGTAGCGTGGTTGTGGCCCCCATCCCGGGCGGCGAGGCTAGGGTACCCCCGCTCAGCACGCACGCAATCCCCCTCTCGCTACTCGTCGAGGCCCTGGGCGTTAGGGCCTACCTCCTTGGGGTGCAGGTCGAGGACACCGAGCTCGGCTCCCGCATGTCGCCTAGAGTCCGGAGAGCCGGAGAGAGCCTAGCTGAGAAACTGCTAGCCGCTCTCGCAAGCAGGTAGCTCAGGCCCAAAGCAATATTTTATAGGCAACAAACGTAGCATTGTACTGACGCAGTAATGGAGCTAGACTACTATACTGGGGAGACAGCCGGGGAGCGGCTCCCAGAAGCCTGTAAACAACCCCCTGACGGTTGTGGGGGTCGTCCCGCAGCTCTTCCCCTGAGAAGTCCGGCGAAGGGGGCCTGGGCGTAAAGCTTTTACGGAGACACGCCGAGTTTTGTCTCGGATGATCACCGAGAGAGTGCTAGCTATCGTCCTAGGGGTTGTAGCGTCGCTGGCGATAGTTTTCGCGGCTGTTAGCCTCAAGGCCCCCCAGCAACCGGTACCACCTCCCCCACCGCCTACGCCTGTCAGCTATGCCCAGGGAGGCCAGCCACCGGCTCAGCTTGACAGCTCGGAGCTCTCCAAGGCCCTTGAAGTAGCCCAGAGGGATCCCGTGCTCTCGCAGGTTCTCGGCAAGACTAGCTGGCGTGTCCTGCATTCCGGCCCAGTAGTGCAGGGTGGGGCTAGAGTCGGGGCCGTACTCGTACTGTCACTCTCTGAGCCTGTAAAGCTGTCAGGCGAGTTCACCCTGATGAACGGCGAGAAGGTGAGGGCACACCTATGGACCCAGACTATCACAGTGAAAGTCAACTTTGCCTCGGGCACTGTTGAGGCCATAGACCCCTCACTGGCTAAGCCCCCCTCTGATGTCGTCAGCGCTGAATGGGTTGCTCCTGCAAAGGCTAGGTGTAGTAGCTTTGTCTCGTCGCTGGGGGTTAAGCCGCTGAAGGTGACCCTAGCAGCAGTATACGAGACCGGGAAGTACCCTGGAGGGCTTGCAGTCTTCCAAATTGAGTTCGAGGGGGGTGAATACGTAGTCTCCTACGACGTCGCGAGGGGCGTCGTAGTGAGGGAAGCATCCGGGCCTGTGATTAAGAAGTGATGGATGTGAAGCTGAGGCATGTTGCCGTACTACTGCTCTTGCCTTTTCTACTTGTAGCTGTAGCTTCCCGCGAGGCCACTACGAACAATTTAACGGTGCTCGCCATCGCCGAGGACAGGTTCTACAACTACGACTTCACTTCGCAGTATGTAAGCCCGGGCAGTGTAGACTGGCCTGTGTGCCTAGTCTTCTACGGGAACGCCTACGTCGACAAAGTCAAGAACATCTACTGGGGTGTAACTATCTTCGCAAACCCGATGTACGCGTACCTCAACGACGGCTCGGGCTGGGCTTGGGACACAGATAGGGGGACGAAGGGGGTATTCTACTCGAATTATCTTAACCAGTACGTGTACCTCCACATGCGCGTGTACGCCCCGAACCCGCCGGACTACATGGGCAACAGCTACTGGGGCAAGTACGTCATAGCCACGGCGCACTACGACCAATACCCCCTCGAGAGCTGGAGCGGGTACACGGAGTACGCCGAGAGAGACCTGGCCTCGATAGCCTCCTCCAAGGGCTACACGGTGTACGTAGACTGGGCGTACTTCTATAACCCCGAGCCCTACAGGGCTGAAGGCAACCACATCTGGCTCAACGGCGGCTACGCCACAGCAGTGTACGTGCCGTGAGTAAACCTAAATTACTTCTTTTTCCTGGCGTAGTTCCTCAAGTGGCACAGCATGGCGGCTAGCTGTACAACTGCGTAGTGTGCCTCGGGGGTCGTAGCCCGCCTGAAGTTCTCCTTAGCAACGTGCTTTATGTCTGTGTACCTGCTCAGAACCATGCCCTCCCAGAGGTCGACGGCGTGGCGATCCGCAGACAGTATCGTCGCCTCCTTGAGTAGCTCTGGGTCTATTGCTGGTATTGCCATGTCGCAGTTCACCGGGTTGCTTGGCACCCTCGACGCGTAGTTCTCGAGCATCTCGAGCGCGAGCTTGACGCAGATCAACTGGTACTTCACGCACGGCGACCTGCTCCGGGCGAGCTTGTCGAGCACCTCGTACCTCACGCAATACGGTACCATTACCCTCGGCCCACCCGGCCTAGCCAGGTTGTGCACGCCCTTGTACACCATGTTCGTGTCAACCACGTAGACGCCGCGAGGGTCGAGGTTCAGGACTTCGAACCCCAGGAGGCTGTAGAACTCAGCGAGGCTCTTCTTGAAGGCCTCTTCCTTGAAGGCCTCGTACCTGTACAGGCAGGCGTCGCGTCCCCCAGCGAGGACGTAGAAGGCCTCTAGCAGGAGCCGCTGGAGCGCCTCAGGGGAGTGGGAGCCAGCGCTTATCGAGGCTCTAACGCTCTGTTGCATCGAGGGGGGCACGGGGAGCCCTCTCAAGCCCTGCTGGCGCGGGGTCTCAGCGAGCTCGCAAATCTTTACGCTGGAAGTCGGCGTCCGGAGGTACACTAAGTTTAGGACTTCCTTCTCGCCGAGCTCCTCCCGTAGCTCGAGCGCCAGCTCAGGGGTGCTCGTGTCATTAACCCAGAGCCCCTGGAGGGAGGCGTTTAGTTTCAGGCACACCCTCGCTATTGCTCGTGAGAGCTTCGTGTTGATATAGGTGTTGTCCTTAGTCCCCAGGAAGTTCTCAGCTTTCCTCGAATCGAACCGGCTCAGGGCAGTGTCTACGGGGCCGCCAAGGACAAGTATCGGCTGGAGATACCTGGGGACGTAGGGGTAGAAGAAGCCGCTCCACGGGCCGAACGGGAACATCACGTGCGCCACCCGCGCGCCAACACTATCCGCGGCGTGTGTGAGGGCAACTGCCCCTAGGACTGAGCCGGCTGTCGGCACCGCGATGCTGTCGGCAGTGAGCGCCTTGACGAGGACATCTATAGCCCCCGAGAGCGTGCCCGGCAGGGGCCTGAGCGAGACGTCTACCCCGAAGAGCCCGTTAATGAAGCCCTTCAGCCTCTGAGCGTCAGCCTCCGCAAAGCCACTATAGAAGACTTCCACCTCTCCAACCCTAAACGACTCCAGGACACGCGCAACGCTAGAAGCCCCCGACTCGAAGGTGTAGGAGGGGGAGCCCAGAACGAAAACAGCCTTATCCAGCGCCATGCCGCCCTGAACTAAACAGCTGGAAACCACACAATAAACCTTTGCCTGCAGCTCCCACAAGCCCACCCAAACAGGTGTTAAACGCTGCCAGCCTGCTTTCCCCGGGCTTCCCCCTAAGTTTCCTAAGCTCCTCCTCGAGCCCTGTTGCCACGGTGCCTGGACTGACCCTCGAGAGCTCCTCCCCTGAGAACTTCAAGGCCTGGGGAACTGATGGCGCCTCGGGGGCAATTGACCTCGCAGTTATTGCAGCCCGCTATGCAGTTGTAAGGCTGGAGCACGATGGCTTTCTCTCTGTCGAAACCCCAGAACCGGGCACCATGCCCAGGAGGCCGTAGTCTAGCGCCCGGCGGCCGTAAAACATTCGCTTTTCTAAGGGATGGAAATAAGTGCCGACCCACGCTCGCCAAGGGAGTAGCGAACGAGGCCGCGCTTGAATACTCAGACACTGACTGCTTCTTACTCCTCAGGGCCAAATGCCTCGTACCAGCATTGATACTCCAAGTGCCCCGGGGGGAACCCTAGTAATCGTGCACGCCTCCACGCTCAGGAGAATAGTTCCGGCGCTACAGGCCAACAGGAGTAGCCTCCAGCCCTACTAGCAGCTAGTGCCTTCAACCCCGTACCTTGACGGAGAAGTGTTAAAAGAGTTAAACACGTTTAGCGCAATGTTCTTACCTGGACAGGCTCTCTCCTTTCCCGTGGCGCAGAGGATCCCAAGATCCCTAAGGTTTTCGGTCTTGGTAGTCTGCTCAGTGCTCTACGCCCTAGGGGCGTACGCAACAGGCTGGATCGTCTCCCCCTGGGGCCGCGGGCAGTTCCGGCCAGCTGTAGCTATACCCGCAGCCTTCGCCCTAATAGACCCCCTAGCCGCCTCGGCGGGGGCCGCCCTGGGAACCCTCATCGCCGACTCGTGGAAGCACGGCACGCTATACCTGCCCAGCCTCCTGGCAGCCGTCCCGGGCAACTTCATAGGCTTCTACGTCTTCGGCCTCTTGCTGAAGAGGAGGAGCACGTGGAGCGGCTTCATCCTGGCATCCCTAGTTGCAATGGCCCTCGGGAACTTCATAGTAGCCTTCCTCTACGTCCCCGTAATCGTGCTACTCGGGATAATCCCGCCCCTACCCCCCGAGCCGCTCCTACTCCTCGCGACGGGGCTCTGGGTGTGGTTCTTCGCGACCGAGTACCCCTTCCTGCTGGTATTCATCCCGCCAGTCGCCAAGGCCCTGGCCGCCTCCCTCCCATCGATCACCTACTTCAAGCCAGGCCCCCTCACGCTCGAGGAGGGCAAGAGGCTCGCCACCATACAGTTCCTCGCGGCTCTACTGCTAGCCGTAGCCTCAATAGCTGTGCTCTTCACGCCGGCAGGCCAGAGCCTGGCGAGGGGCCTCTCGGTCAGGCTAGGTGCTACAGCCTCGCTGAACGCCCTGGCCGTGACTGGAGCCCTGCTCTTCGCCTCCGCGGCGATCCTGTCCGCCTCGGGCACAGCCTCTTACATGCTCGCTACTAGGAGGAGGCTCTCGTAGAGCCTACCAGCCCTGAAAATGTTTCATTGTAGAGGCAGAAAAGCTTAAATAGAATTTCTTAAAAAGAGGGAGACGTGGTGCCTCGCCTTTGTCAGTAGAG contains these protein-coding regions:
- a CDS encoding hydrogenase maturation protease — translated: MSTALDSLLEEVRSARRVVLVGLGNTLRGDDGVGVFIARRLAKRGLKDKVVVAGPNPEFFVREIASREPELVVFLDAVDAGLPPGSVVVAPIPGGEARVPPLSTHAIPLSLLVEALGVRAYLLGVQVEDTELGSRMSPRVRRAGESLAEKLLAALASR
- a CDS encoding diacylglycerol/polyprenol kinase family protein; amino-acid sequence: MREEVVAEIRRKSIHAIPGFMAIPVVVWLGNPYATAIACFFLVLYALNEASLRLKLNWRIPIAWHTYRLMARRDELERGYFTGTVYFWAVTTAVVWLMEPHLAAATVMVSSFGDAAAAIFGKALGGPRVPLSNKTLTGFAGMFLASMASTLICGVRVEAALLASLLSAAVELATPLSTLDELTVPVTAALSLQLLAGAR
- a CDS encoding phosphoadenosine phosphosulfate reductase domain-containing protein, whose amino-acid sequence is MRLPNRESLGQRTIRRECTAHPLVRVVVRARSDADALEHALGRYVGLEARVETLGGAREPSEAEKLLDRGFNGLTIVMLGRDDERLRVLEGKYPFNYVFYVVPKAKPRNEHIHKLLEHYLKAKAVFRLSIGWLDEKRSYAIGGGRPLEGWEPNPRFDAYLATAGMRELAGRIFGVKPTLVLKRLEGEHYLYSGPRVVAKVKMSYEGLGVPFEKLSQAESDCASIEEQALLNREALEKLECGSVDFLKGLDADYVLVPWSGGKDSTAALLLARKAFGAKATPVFVDTGMEFDETLKHVDSVSQLLGVDPVRVRATVREALEAGASLPTVTDRWCTKLKVSAVQSLIREYARSGRVLVVVGDREAESPSRLERPAIIEHEDHVEAAPIKLWSAVHVQLYLALNKVPVNPLYEYGFFRIGCYMCPALRSWELNVMLRDGRLSYLQGKPFFRSFLDSRVKRQD
- a CDS encoding TMEM165/GDT1 family protein, with translation MSERFVGAIGESCVSVFLAELGDKTMLATAVMALRHNPVHVLAASLLAYSFANIVPVFAASSLVSLVSSYAWLLRVLAGALFVALGIASLFSRVRASECESLGATFTALLLSELGDKTQLATIAVALASGNPHATLIGGVLGYLAANAMSVLVSSRVSRRVSLDVLGKASGALFVALGIVVVLSALL
- a CDS encoding geranylgeranylglycerol-phosphate geranylgeranyltransferase → MTVQDWLRLARVGNCLVIALGVLTGYVAGGGSVSDPPWLLVASAPLIAAGGNALNDVMDVEADKINKPWRPVARGYIRREDALAFSAATVLGGTALGFAHSLPAGILAALASLLLVLYDVSLKATGVSGNITIALLSSLNIVYGGLAAPKPLWSLLPALFAFLLVLGREFMKGLEDISGDLRAGYRTLASTRGPRAAFTASALTLLSVVALSPLPLLYGYGALYLLLAVLGVDAPVALTLLYARRDPVSRAWRSTRLLKLPILMGLLAFSLGRCA
- a CDS encoding iron-containing alcohol dehydrogenase, producing the protein MKFRLPWIVSMGEGAFESLPEALHDVGCSSALVVTDSTVKKLFGWRIEGLLGGNSIRVGFVEVATNHQPTLDKLHVEIPWGDFGCVLGMGGGRPVDVGKYLAYKSSKPFVSVPTSISHDGFASPIVALKDDGGNPLSLFTAPPRAVIVDLEVVSKAPRRLLASGVGDIVAKVTSVADARLAIRERGEDIPESSLRLAESAASMVLENIEEVSRWSTRGLRVLAEAGLMAGMAMSVAGSSRPCSGAEHLFSHAVDKLYPERGGLHGEQVGVGSIVSAYLHGIDWRRLRDALKRVGAPTSVREIGLSVEEAARALLEAPRLRQRYTILHKLNLSEREAREAITATVGSE